One window of the Klebsiella sp. WP3-W18-ESBL-02 genome contains the following:
- the pcaD gene encoding 3-oxoadipate enol-lactonase, producing the protein MNIHYRLEGPETAPVLVLSNSLGTTQSMWDAQMPALTEHFRVLRYDTHGHGQTGKRGKVTLSQLGEDVITLLDHLHIQRAFFCGISMGGLTGLWLARFAPERFMAVAVANTAAKIGEQANWLSRARTVRSEGMGVVAAGSADRWFSADFRQHQPAIVEPLCHQLAHADAEGYAECCEALAAADLRGEVAAIRLPMLIIAGEHDPVTTVADANYLHQQIDGAFLVNLPASHLSNVEASEEFTSALIAFLRRENGR; encoded by the coding sequence ATGAATATCCATTATCGTCTTGAAGGACCAGAAACGGCACCGGTACTGGTGCTCTCTAATTCACTGGGAACCACCCAGTCCATGTGGGATGCGCAGATGCCCGCGCTAACCGAGCACTTTCGCGTACTCCGCTACGATACCCACGGTCACGGGCAAACGGGTAAACGCGGAAAAGTGACGTTGTCACAGTTGGGTGAAGATGTGATCACGCTGCTTGACCATTTACATATTCAGCGCGCCTTCTTTTGCGGGATATCAATGGGCGGCCTGACCGGGCTTTGGCTGGCCCGCTTTGCGCCAGAACGCTTTATGGCGGTGGCGGTGGCCAACACGGCGGCAAAAATTGGCGAGCAGGCAAACTGGCTGTCGCGTGCGCGCACCGTTCGAAGCGAAGGCATGGGCGTGGTGGCAGCGGGCTCGGCGGATCGCTGGTTTTCTGCCGATTTTCGCCAGCACCAGCCTGCGATTGTTGAGCCGTTGTGCCATCAGCTGGCGCATGCCGACGCCGAAGGCTACGCCGAGTGCTGTGAAGCGCTGGCGGCGGCCGATCTGCGCGGCGAAGTGGCGGCCATCCGACTGCCGATGCTGATCATCGCTGGCGAACACGATCCGGTCACCACGGTTGCCGATGCCAACTACCTGCACCAACAGATTGACGGCGCTTTCCTGGTGAATTTACCGGCTTCCCATCTCTCTAACGTGGAAGCCAGCGAGGAATTTACCTCGGCGCTGATTGCCTTTTTACGGAGGGAAAATGGACGATAA
- a CDS encoding transcriptional regulator, with product MNSIRDTTISTLNAALEALKATLPANTEVVLHDLTQPQSSVVGIVNGHVSGRQLGDGLLSGPEDDEGFLGLLDASQPPSSSRLFSGYTSLTHGGKPLSSASTLYYDASGKAVVAFCVNVDMEPVMRFRRELDYLVSAVPAAQPVDHPVSSLPESSLTALLGRFQPGPMENPKAFRLRVVSELHAMGVFKIKGSVNEVAKALGVTRYTIYNYLDKLNEH from the coding sequence ATGAATTCGATACGCGACACCACGATCTCCACGCTGAACGCTGCGCTGGAGGCACTGAAAGCCACGCTCCCGGCCAATACGGAAGTGGTGCTGCACGATCTAACCCAGCCGCAGTCCTCGGTAGTGGGCATTGTCAACGGGCACGTCAGCGGGCGGCAACTGGGTGATGGGCTGCTCAGCGGGCCGGAAGACGATGAAGGGTTTCTGGGGCTGCTTGACGCATCGCAGCCGCCGTCTTCTTCCCGCCTGTTCAGCGGCTATACCTCATTGACGCACGGCGGCAAACCGCTGAGCAGCGCCTCGACGCTCTATTACGATGCCAGCGGCAAAGCGGTCGTCGCGTTTTGTGTCAACGTCGATATGGAGCCGGTGATGCGTTTTCGTCGTGAGCTGGATTATCTGGTTTCCGCTGTCCCCGCAGCCCAGCCCGTTGACCATCCGGTCAGTTCGCTGCCTGAAAGCTCGCTGACGGCGCTGTTAGGCCGCTTTCAGCCGGGGCCAATGGAAAACCCGAAAGCATTTCGTCTGCGAGTGGTAAGCGAACTGCACGCCATGGGGGTTTTCAAGATTAAAGGCAGCGTCAATGAAGTGGCGAAAGCGCTTGGCGTGACGCGTTACACCATTTACAACTATCTGGACAAACTCAATGAACACTAA
- the pcaC gene encoding 4-carboxymuconolactone decarboxylase, translated as MDDKQRYEQGMAVRRKVLGDAHVDRTLKNLSPLNEEFQDFITRYAWGETWTRPGLDHHTRSMITIAMLIALNREAELKMHLRAAFNNGVTRDELKELIMHSALYCGLPAANATLHLAQQVFSEMDAESAA; from the coding sequence ATGGACGATAAGCAACGTTATGAACAGGGGATGGCGGTACGCCGCAAGGTGCTGGGCGATGCGCACGTTGACCGGACGCTGAAAAACCTGTCGCCGCTGAACGAAGAATTTCAGGATTTCATTACCCGCTACGCGTGGGGAGAAACCTGGACCCGGCCGGGGCTGGATCATCATACCCGCAGCATGATAACCATTGCGATGCTGATCGCGCTTAACCGTGAAGCGGAGCTGAAAATGCACCTGCGTGCGGCGTTTAACAACGGGGTGACCCGCGATGAGCTAAAAGAGTTGATCATGCACTCAGCGCTGTACTGCGGCCTGCCGGCTGCCAACGCGACGCTGCATCTGGCGCAGCAGGTGTTTAGCGAGATGGACGCTGAATCCGCCGCCTGA
- a CDS encoding 3-carboxy-cis,cis-muconate cycloisomerase: MSVLTPLLRTRALTDFFSDEQTVQGMLDFEAALATAQAQCGVIPESAVAPIAAMCRAQLLDLPELASAAANAGNLAIPLVKQLTLRVKAQDPEAARYVHWGATSQDAIDTGLVLQLRGALQEAEIRLCRLIQVLAEQTARYQHTLMPGRTWMQHALPITFGLKLAGTLDALLRWQERLVQLRPRVLSLQFGGAAGTLASLKAQGPEVAQRLSATLGLALPSTPWHSQRDRILEVAGWFAGLSVTLGKFANDFSLLMQTEVAEVSEPIAEGRGGSSAMPHKRNPVSCAAILAAVQRMPGLMATLYAAQIQQHERALGGWQAEWETLPELVMLSGGVLENSEYLLRGMQVNTAKMRANLDITHGLIMAESVTQALAAFIGKADAHHQIEKLCQRAIALDCPLQPLLEKDPLVSQHLSPAQLSQLLDPAAAIGSTDHFVRQVLARYQEQGHEYPLSS; the protein is encoded by the coding sequence ATGAGTGTGTTGACCCCGCTATTGCGTACCCGTGCGCTGACTGATTTTTTCAGCGACGAGCAGACCGTGCAGGGGATGCTGGACTTTGAAGCGGCGCTGGCCACCGCGCAGGCGCAGTGCGGCGTGATTCCCGAATCGGCGGTGGCCCCCATCGCGGCGATGTGCCGGGCGCAGCTGCTTGATCTGCCGGAGCTGGCAAGCGCGGCGGCGAACGCGGGCAATCTGGCGATTCCACTGGTGAAGCAACTCACCCTGCGCGTGAAGGCGCAAGACCCTGAGGCTGCGCGCTATGTGCACTGGGGGGCGACCAGCCAGGACGCCATTGACACCGGCCTGGTGCTTCAACTGCGCGGCGCGCTTCAGGAAGCGGAAATCCGGCTGTGCCGTTTGATTCAGGTGCTGGCAGAACAGACGGCGCGCTACCAGCACACGCTGATGCCGGGGCGAACGTGGATGCAACATGCCTTACCCATCACGTTTGGCCTGAAGCTCGCTGGCACGCTCGATGCGCTGCTACGCTGGCAGGAACGGCTCGTACAGCTGCGCCCACGCGTCCTGTCGCTGCAGTTTGGCGGCGCAGCGGGGACGCTGGCCTCCCTGAAAGCGCAGGGGCCGGAGGTGGCGCAGCGGCTGTCTGCGACGCTCGGGCTGGCGCTGCCGTCTACGCCCTGGCACAGCCAACGCGATCGTATCCTTGAGGTCGCCGGTTGGTTTGCCGGGCTGAGCGTGACGCTTGGCAAGTTTGCCAATGACTTCTCGTTGCTGATGCAGACCGAAGTGGCAGAGGTGAGCGAACCGATTGCCGAAGGCAGGGGGGGCTCCTCGGCCATGCCGCATAAGCGTAATCCGGTCAGCTGCGCGGCCATTCTGGCCGCCGTACAGCGGATGCCGGGGCTAATGGCTACGCTGTATGCCGCGCAAATTCAGCAACATGAACGCGCGCTGGGCGGCTGGCAGGCCGAATGGGAGACGCTGCCGGAGCTGGTGATGCTCTCCGGCGGCGTGCTGGAAAACAGTGAATATCTGTTGCGTGGTATGCAGGTCAATACGGCGAAAATGCGCGCCAATCTGGATATCACTCATGGTTTGATTATGGCCGAATCGGTCACTCAGGCGCTGGCGGCCTTTATTGGTAAAGCTGACGCCCATCATCAGATAGAAAAACTCTGTCAGCGGGCCATCGCGCTGGATTGCCCGCTACAACCGCTGTTGGAGAAGGACCCGCTGGTCAGCCAGCACCTTTCCCCGGCGCAACTTTCGCAGCTGCTGGACCCAGCGGCCGCCATCGGCAGTACCGATCATTTCGTGCGCCAGGTACTGGCGCGCTATCAGGAGCAGGGACATGAATATCCATTATCGTCTTGA
- the pcaF gene encoding 3-oxoadipyl-CoA thiolase, giving the protein MNQAFICDAVRTPFGRFGGTLAGVRADDLAALPLKALLERNRGLDPSRIDDVIYGCANQAGEDNRNVARMALLLAGLPETVPGSTINRLCGSSLDAIGVAARAIKSGETQLMIAGGVESMSRAPFVMGKAESAFSRTMKMEDTTIGWRFINGQMKALYGVDSMPETAENVAMDFAISRVDQDAFALRSQQRTAQAQANGAFNDELIPVWVPQRKGEALNFSQDEHPRSTSIEALAKLKGVVRPDATVTAGNASGVNDGACALLLASERAMTQNDLQPLARVVGVATAGVAPRIMGFGPAPAVRKVLAQTGLTLAQMDVIELNEAFAAQALAVLRDLGLPDDAHHVNPNGGAIALGHPLGASGGRLAMTAAYQLRRTGGRYALCTMCIGVGQGIALIIERV; this is encoded by the coding sequence ATGAATCAAGCATTTATCTGCGACGCGGTACGCACACCGTTTGGTCGTTTTGGTGGTACTCTGGCTGGCGTTCGCGCTGACGACCTTGCGGCACTGCCGCTGAAGGCGCTGCTGGAGCGCAATCGCGGGTTAGACCCATCGCGTATTGATGATGTGATCTACGGCTGCGCCAACCAGGCGGGGGAAGATAACCGCAACGTCGCGCGCATGGCGCTGCTGTTGGCCGGTCTGCCGGAAACGGTGCCGGGCAGTACGATTAACCGGCTTTGCGGCTCCAGCCTCGATGCCATCGGCGTGGCGGCGCGCGCGATTAAAAGCGGCGAAACGCAACTGATGATTGCCGGCGGCGTGGAAAGTATGTCGCGTGCGCCGTTTGTGATGGGCAAAGCGGAAAGCGCCTTTAGCCGTACGATGAAAATGGAAGATACCACCATCGGCTGGCGCTTTATCAACGGGCAAATGAAAGCACTATACGGCGTAGACTCGATGCCGGAGACGGCGGAGAACGTGGCGATGGATTTCGCCATCTCGCGTGTCGATCAGGATGCCTTTGCGCTTCGCAGCCAGCAGCGTACCGCGCAGGCGCAGGCTAACGGCGCCTTTAACGATGAGCTGATCCCGGTATGGGTGCCGCAGCGTAAGGGCGAAGCGCTGAATTTCTCACAGGATGAACACCCGCGCAGCACATCCATCGAGGCGCTGGCGAAACTGAAAGGGGTGGTGCGCCCCGATGCGACCGTCACCGCCGGGAATGCCTCCGGGGTCAACGACGGTGCCTGCGCCTTGTTGCTGGCAAGCGAACGGGCGATGACGCAGAATGATTTACAGCCGCTGGCCCGCGTAGTTGGCGTGGCGACCGCTGGCGTTGCGCCACGAATCATGGGGTTCGGGCCGGCCCCGGCGGTACGAAAAGTCCTTGCGCAGACGGGGTTAACGCTGGCGCAGATGGACGTTATCGAATTGAATGAAGCGTTTGCCGCGCAGGCGCTGGCGGTGCTGCGCGATCTGGGCCTGCCTGACGACGCCCACCATGTGAATCCGAACGGCGGGGCGATTGCATTGGGCCATCCGCTTGGTGCCTCCGGCGGCCGACTGGCGATGACCGCTGCTTACCAGCTGCGTCGTACCGGCGGCCGGTATGCGCTGTGTACCATGTGTATCGGCGTCGGACAGGGGATCGCGCTGATTATTGAACGCGTATAA
- a CDS encoding putative acyl-CoA thioester hydrolase, which yields MTRRPYLGMSTLLCMPLVLQGCAAASSTGTATRPLLTAQEAAPYTVENYFAQGGLSDRPRGPWRPAAITLENINTPWRVAPSGAPFTRIQPAIDAAIAQHQGAERLYIRIEPGVYVGTVYIPDDAPPITIFGAGNGPEAVRIEFAIDSQFSPATYRQTVNAEDYPPGSPAYYQYALCAGKTTSQIGTNCAAVFWSQSHDFQLVNLTIANSLLDTVDGGTHQGVALRTDGDRVQLKNMRLLGRQDTLYLNVSNRRNDALTDRIHRVYVQDSYIEGDVDYVFGRANAVFDRVHFHTVSSRKSPEAYVLAPNTLPDNPYGFLVKNSRFTTDEGYKGTFKARLGRAWDQGAGKTGYLPGNTANGQVLIVDSVIDGGYDRLSPWGAAATTARPFNGNAQPSRQLNDVNHNRLWEWNTRWQR from the coding sequence ATGACAAGACGACCTTATCTGGGCATGTCGACGCTGCTTTGTATGCCGCTGGTCCTACAGGGCTGCGCGGCAGCGTCGTCAACAGGAACGGCAACCCGGCCCCTGCTGACGGCGCAGGAGGCCGCGCCTTACACCGTTGAAAACTATTTCGCGCAAGGCGGTCTGTCAGACCGCCCGCGGGGCCCCTGGCGGCCTGCGGCAATCACGCTGGAAAACATCAATACGCCGTGGCGCGTTGCGCCATCCGGCGCACCTTTCACCCGCATTCAGCCGGCGATCGATGCTGCCATTGCTCAGCACCAGGGGGCCGAGCGTCTGTACATTCGCATTGAGCCGGGTGTGTATGTCGGCACGGTGTATATCCCGGACGATGCGCCACCTATCACGATTTTTGGGGCGGGCAATGGGCCGGAGGCGGTGCGTATTGAATTCGCGATCGACTCGCAGTTCAGTCCGGCAACTTACCGGCAGACGGTCAACGCCGAAGACTATCCTCCGGGGTCGCCCGCGTACTACCAGTATGCGCTGTGCGCGGGGAAAACCACCTCGCAGATAGGGACCAACTGTGCGGCGGTGTTCTGGTCGCAAAGCCACGATTTTCAACTGGTGAACCTGACGATTGCTAACAGCCTTCTCGATACCGTCGACGGCGGCACCCATCAGGGCGTCGCGCTGCGTACCGACGGTGACCGCGTACAGCTGAAAAATATGCGTCTGTTGGGGCGGCAGGATACGCTTTATCTCAACGTCAGTAACCGGCGTAACGATGCGCTGACCGATCGTATTCATCGCGTTTACGTGCAGGACAGCTACATTGAAGGCGATGTGGACTACGTGTTCGGCCGCGCCAATGCGGTGTTTGATCGCGTGCATTTCCATACCGTTTCCAGCCGAAAATCGCCGGAGGCCTACGTGCTTGCACCCAATACGCTGCCGGACAATCCCTACGGTTTTCTGGTGAAAAACAGTCGCTTTACTACCGATGAAGGTTACAAAGGCACCTTTAAGGCCAGGCTGGGGCGGGCGTGGGATCAGGGGGCAGGGAAAACCGGCTACCTGCCGGGCAACACGGCCAACGGTCAGGTGCTCATTGTCGATAGCGTGATTGATGGCGGCTATGACCGACTGTCGCCGTGGGGCGCGGCGGCCACCACGGCGCGGCCGTTTAACGGCAACGCTCAGCCGTCACGGCAGCTGAATGATGTGAACCATAATCGCCTGTGGGAGTGGAACACGCGCTGGCAGCGCTAG
- a CDS encoding aldehyde dehydrogenase produces MTITCTLLINGEACAAQGNATFTRHNPIDHSVASIAAAAFPAWRDTSPGERRRLLLAAAEQLEQRSERFTAAMHAETGATPHWAGFNVHLGADILREAAALTTQIEGLVIPSNIPGNLAMAIRQGAGVVLGMAPWNAPIILAVRAIATPLACGNTVILKGSELSPATQGLIVEALAAAGFPAGVVNYLTCAPQDAPAIVETLIAHPGIRRVNFTGSTPVGRIIAQTCAQHLKPVVLELGGKAPLLVLDDADIDQAAAGATFGAFANAGQICMSTERIIVDRAIAEPFIAALVKRVEGLPAGLLGSVVDSKTVERCNALIDDALAKGATLLTGGKADSTLMTATLLDGVTPDMRLWNEESFGPVKAVIRARDEQDAVRIANDSAYGLSSAVYSRDTARAWNVAQDLQTGICHINGPTVHDEAQMPFGGTKDSGYGRFGGRAGVHEFTELRWVTMQTQPRKLPF; encoded by the coding sequence ATGACCATCACCTGTACCCTGCTGATTAACGGCGAAGCATGCGCCGCGCAAGGCAATGCGACGTTTACACGCCATAATCCCATCGATCATTCCGTTGCCAGTATTGCCGCGGCGGCCTTCCCCGCCTGGCGCGATACGTCGCCCGGTGAACGTCGCCGCCTGCTGCTCGCGGCGGCCGAGCAGCTTGAACAACGCAGCGAACGCTTCACGGCAGCGATGCACGCCGAAACCGGCGCTACGCCGCACTGGGCGGGGTTTAACGTTCATCTCGGCGCGGATATTTTGCGCGAAGCGGCGGCGCTGACGACGCAAATCGAAGGTCTGGTGATCCCGTCTAATATTCCGGGTAACCTGGCGATGGCTATCCGCCAGGGGGCGGGCGTCGTGCTAGGCATGGCGCCGTGGAACGCGCCGATTATTCTGGCCGTTCGCGCCATCGCCACGCCGTTGGCCTGTGGTAATACGGTGATCCTCAAAGGCTCTGAGCTTTCTCCGGCTACGCAGGGGTTAATTGTTGAGGCACTGGCGGCCGCCGGGTTCCCGGCGGGCGTCGTGAACTATCTCACCTGCGCACCGCAGGATGCCCCAGCGATAGTCGAAACGCTGATTGCGCACCCCGGCATCCGACGGGTTAATTTTACCGGCTCCACGCCGGTGGGCCGAATCATCGCGCAGACCTGCGCGCAGCACCTGAAACCGGTCGTACTGGAGCTCGGCGGCAAAGCGCCGCTGCTGGTGCTGGACGATGCCGATATCGACCAGGCCGCCGCTGGCGCAACCTTCGGTGCGTTTGCCAATGCCGGGCAGATCTGTATGTCGACTGAACGGATCATCGTTGATCGGGCCATTGCCGAACCGTTTATTGCCGCACTGGTAAAACGCGTCGAAGGCCTACCCGCCGGGCTGCTGGGATCGGTGGTAGATAGCAAAACCGTCGAGCGCTGCAATGCGTTAATTGACGATGCGCTGGCGAAAGGCGCCACGCTGTTGACCGGCGGCAAGGCCGACTCCACGCTAATGACGGCCACGCTACTGGATGGCGTCACGCCCGACATGCGCCTGTGGAACGAAGAATCCTTTGGCCCGGTCAAAGCGGTGATCCGCGCCCGTGATGAGCAGGATGCGGTACGCATCGCTAACGACAGCGCCTACGGTTTATCGTCTGCGGTCTACAGTCGGGATACCGCCCGCGCGTGGAATGTCGCGCAGGATCTGCAAACCGGCATTTGCCACATCAATGGCCCAACGGTGCATGACGAAGCGCAAATGCCGTTTGGCGGCACCAAAGATTCCGGATACGGCCGCTTTGGCGGGCGCGCGGGCGTCCACGAGTTTACCGAACTGCGCTGGGTGACAATGCAAACGCAGCCGCGCAAGCTACCGTTCTGA
- a CDS encoding RidA family protein, with translation MALVRYPTTKPFPFSDAVAANGFLFLSGQVAMSPEGQPQYGTVTEQVNAIMRSVSETLARGGAQLSNVVRAQVWLSDMAHFAEFNHAWRLWFPEGFPSRSVTTSALAFSLDVEIEIQAVQP, from the coding sequence ATGGCACTCGTCCGTTATCCCACGACCAAACCCTTTCCCTTTTCCGACGCCGTAGCGGCGAACGGTTTTCTTTTCCTTTCTGGTCAGGTGGCGATGAGCCCGGAGGGGCAGCCGCAGTACGGCACCGTAACTGAGCAGGTTAATGCCATTATGCGCTCGGTCAGTGAAACGCTGGCGCGCGGGGGCGCACAGCTGAGTAACGTGGTGCGTGCGCAGGTCTGGCTGAGCGATATGGCGCATTTTGCTGAATTTAATCACGCCTGGCGTCTATGGTTTCCTGAGGGTTTCCCCAGCCGCAGCGTGACGACCAGCGCGCTGGCGTTCTCACTCGATGTTGAAATCGAGATTCAGGCGGTGCAGCCATGA
- a CDS encoding PhzF family phenazine biosynthesis protein, translating into MNTNIPLTLPFYQVDAFTAQPFGGNPAAVMPLREWPDDSVLKAIAAENNLSETAFFAPLDDGFHLRWFTPAVEVDLCGHATLAASWILFNVLNYPGETLRFSTRSGLLTVRREGDELCMDFPTKMLRPIDEPPGLLAALGLSEGVEGFWQSDDIVVLVNDKAIVDALTPDFNLLAAFNTRGVIVTAPDDEFDFVSRWFGPQVGVNEDPVTGSAHAWLAPFWAKRCGKNSLCAQQGGARKGTLRCVMREEGRVALYGQARLMIEGTFRLSHNG; encoded by the coding sequence ATGAACACTAACATCCCGTTAACGCTGCCGTTTTATCAGGTTGATGCCTTCACTGCGCAGCCTTTTGGCGGTAACCCTGCCGCCGTTATGCCATTGCGCGAATGGCCGGATGACAGCGTCTTAAAAGCGATTGCTGCAGAAAACAACCTTTCTGAAACCGCATTTTTCGCCCCGCTCGACGACGGCTTTCATCTGCGCTGGTTCACGCCGGCGGTGGAGGTCGATCTTTGTGGCCACGCCACGCTCGCCGCATCATGGATATTGTTCAACGTGCTGAACTATCCGGGCGAGACGCTGCGATTTTCCACCCGTAGCGGCCTGCTGACCGTCCGGCGCGAAGGCGACGAGCTGTGCATGGATTTCCCGACCAAAATGCTGCGGCCGATTGACGAACCGCCGGGACTGCTGGCTGCGCTTGGCCTGAGTGAAGGCGTTGAAGGTTTCTGGCAGTCTGATGACATCGTGGTGCTGGTGAATGATAAAGCGATCGTCGATGCGCTGACGCCGGACTTTAACCTGCTGGCTGCCTTTAATACCCGAGGGGTGATCGTGACGGCACCAGACGATGAATTTGACTTTGTATCCCGCTGGTTTGGCCCTCAGGTGGGCGTTAATGAAGATCCTGTCACCGGATCAGCACACGCCTGGTTGGCACCGTTCTGGGCGAAGCGCTGTGGCAAAAATTCACTGTGCGCCCAGCAGGGCGGCGCGCGGAAGGGAACCCTGCGTTGTGTGATGCGTGAGGAAGGGCGCGTGGCGCTGTACGGCCAGGCGCGATTGATGATCGAGGGGACGTTCCGTCTGTCGCATAATGGCTGA